One Pseudomonas sp. MM213 genomic window, GAACTTGGCGCATGGTCTGGATTCTCCATTCGGCGCGCTACATTATCACCCCGTGCACTCAGCGCCAGTGCACAGCAGGTGTCTGATTGACAGGACTGCTACTCATATCAAGGAGACACCAAGATGGTCGAAGAGATTTTGAAGTCGAAGCTGGTCAATTTTCTGGTGCCCGACGCCCGAGTGGACTACGACACCGTGAGCGATCTGTACGACGAGGCGGGGAGTGGCGATGTGGACGCGCTGGCCGATGTGCTTGAGGTCTTCAGGCACGCATACGGTGGACTTTGGGTTGGCGGGAAGGTGGAGGTGACTCACTCCGTGGTTCGCTTGAGCGCCAATGCCCTGAACCGTGTCATTCAGGATGGAACGATGGATATTGAACTCCCGCTGGCATTGGTCCGCAAGGTCAGCGTGGAAGGTGGGTTTGTCACGAAGATCGTCCGACTGGACACCGACGTTGGCAGCGTTAAATTCCGCTGTTTTGGTGCGAAGGACGTCGCCTCGCTGATCGAGAGAATGACCCACTCGACAGCTGCGATTCTCGCTCGGTAAGCAGGCGTTGTGGAAGGTGCCAGCGCCGCTGGAGAGTGGCGGCAATGCCACTCTCGTTCGCCAATCCGTGCAGTGTTGGCGTGGGGCAAAAGCGCTGTGCAATGCTGGCCTTGTCACGGACTTAACCCAACAGCTGCTCGCCGAGCAAAACGACCGCGATGATGATCATGGCCGTTCCGGAGAAACGACTGACACACCGGGCCGCGGCGGGGCGTGCTTGCAGTACGGCCTGTGAGCCGAATCCCACGAGCAAATAAATCACGCCACAACTGACCGTGTGGATGAGCCCCAGCGCAATCATCTGCATCGGCACAGGCCAGGCCGCTGCCGCGTCGGTGAATTGCGGCAACAGCGCCAAAAACAGCAAAAACACTTTCGGATTCAGCCCGCTCACACAAAGCCCCTTGATCGCCCAACGCTGCCAGGAGCCCGGCGCCTGAGCATCATCTGAGTGCGGTGTAGCGGGGCGGGCGAGCATGTTGATGCCCAACCACAGCAGATAACCGGCCCCGGCAACGGTCAGCACCGACAAGGCAACGGGGTGGTTGGCCACCAGCGTGCCGACGCCCGCGGCAACGATCATCGTGGCAATCAAATGACCGGACAACAGCCCACCCACGGCGGGTATCACGACCCGGCCCTTCAACCCCGCCGAAATCGCGTAAGCCCAATCTGCACCCGGCGTGATGACGAACAGAATCGACACCGCCCAAAAAGCCACGAAAACACTCAAGGTCATGGCGCTAACCACTTCTGCTGCTGATACACCGTGCTCTGCATCGTCCCGCTCCGAAAAATATGGGTGCGAGGAAGAATAAGGAAATCTTGTTAGAATTTACTTTCAAAGATGATCATCAGAATGCGCAGAGTTGGGAGAAAATTCGAAATGGACAGGATTGATCGCAAGATTCTTTCTGAGCTGCAAAAGGACGGTCGCCTGTCGGTCACCGAACTCGCCGAGCGCGTGGGCCTGAGCCTTTCCCCTTGCCATCGACGCGTCCGGGCATTGGAGGAGTCGGGTGTGTTGCTCGGCTACAGAGCGCAACTGGACCCAAGCGCCTTGGGCCTTAACTTTTCCGCGATGGTGTTTGCCACGTTGCGTGAGGGCGACCGCAAAGCGGTCGAGGCGTTCGAGACGGCGCTTGTCGACATCCCGCAGGTGGTCGATGCCCAGCGGTTGTTCGGCGAACCGGATTATCTGCTGCACGTCATCACTCAGGATTTGCCGGCCTTTCAACGGCTCTACGATGAAAGCCTTTCGACCTTGCCCAACGTGCAGCGGCTGACGTCGACGCTGGTCATGAAACGGGTGGTGCAGGACAGGCCTTTGCCCCTGTGATGAGAGAGGCGGGCAATGGGAAGCACACGATCCCGCGTGGATTTCAGGATGGTCGATGAACACGTAATGCTGGCTTAATTCATCT contains:
- a CDS encoding LysE family translocator, translating into MTLSVFVAFWAVSILFVITPGADWAYAISAGLKGRVVIPAVGGLLSGHLIATMIVAAGVGTLVANHPVALSVLTVAGAGYLLWLGINMLARPATPHSDDAQAPGSWQRWAIKGLCVSGLNPKVFLLFLALLPQFTDAAAAWPVPMQMIALGLIHTVSCGVIYLLVGFGSQAVLQARPAAARCVSRFSGTAMIIIAVVLLGEQLLG
- a CDS encoding Lrp/AsnC family transcriptional regulator, with translation MDRIDRKILSELQKDGRLSVTELAERVGLSLSPCHRRVRALEESGVLLGYRAQLDPSALGLNFSAMVFATLREGDRKAVEAFETALVDIPQVVDAQRLFGEPDYLLHVITQDLPAFQRLYDESLSTLPNVQRLTSTLVMKRVVQDRPLPL